TTGATCATATCAATACACACGGAACTTCTACTCCGTTAGGAGATGTTGCCGAATTAAAAGCGATCAGTGCTGTTTTTGGTGAACATGCAAAAAACATCAATATCAATTCAACAAAATCAATGACAGGACACTTACTTGGTGCTGCCGGAGCTATTGAAGCAATTGCTTCTATCTTAGCAATGCAACACAGTGTTGTTCCTCCAACTATTAATCATACAGTAGTGGATGAAAACATTGATTCGTCATTGAATCTTACCTTAAACAAACCTCAAAAAAGAGAAGTAAATGTTGCTATGAGTAACACTTTTGGTTTTGGTGGACACAATGCTTGTGTATTGTTTAAAAAATTAGTTGACTAATTTCTGTATATGAATTTTATCAAAAAAATATTTTCTAAATCCCGTTCTCTAGAAGACGGGATTTTTTTTGACACTATTCAGAAAATACTTGGATTTGAGCCGGGAACAATCGATTTTTATAAGAAAGCTTTTACGCATCGTTCTTCAAATAAATTAGACGAATCCGGACACCCAATAAATTACGAACGATTAGAATTTTTAGGAGACGCTATGTTAAGTGCCGTAATTGCAGCACATTTATTTAATAAAGCACCAAATGGCGACGAAGGATATTTGACCAAAATGAGATCAAAGATTGTGAGTCGCGAACATTTAAATGAATTAGGTAAAGATTTAAATCTGGTTCGATTTGTAGAAAGCAAAGTGCCAATTCAGCATTTTGGAGAAAATATTCATGGTAATATTTTTGAATCACTTATAGGTGCAATTTATTTAGACAAGGGATACTCGTTTTGCGAAAGATTTATTCAAAAAAGAGTTGTTACTCCATATGTCGATATTGCACGACTAGAGGGAAAAGTTATTAGTTATAAAAGTTTGGTTATCGAATGGTGTCAGAAAGAAAAGAGAGTCTTTCATTATGACATTTTTGAAGATAATGGTATTGATGGTCAACGCTTATTTGGAGTTAAATTAAGTATAGACGACAAAGTAATCGCAAGAGCGCGAGCAACTTCAAAAAAGAAAGCAGAAGAGAAAGCATCACAAAGAGCTTATTTTGCATTTCAGGAAAAAATAGATAAGAAATAACGACAAAATTGTCGCAACTTTCTTAATGCTATAACGTTTTCGTTTATAAATTAACAAAAACATACACGTCATAACTATTGATGCTTCGATAGAAATAGTATATTTACACCTTGATTTTTCATGATATGGCTATTCATAGATTGGATTTAGACGAATTTGACGAAATTGATTATTATTTAATGGCAATTCATACTTCATTAGAAGATTATAGATTGGCCTATTTTATCAATAAAAACCTTCCGATAAACCTAAGTAAGAGCAAGAACGAGATCCACGCTCAAACAAAAGAAGGTGAGGCAAATTTTTCGAGATTCTATTATTATGATTCCGAAAAGGCAATTTCATGGAATTTAATTCAGAATAAGAATGAAATCATTTCTGTGAGTAAGAATGATCTTCAAGATTTGTTTTCCAATGAAACAAGTGAGGTTTCGACAACAATTCATTTACTTCCTGAATTCAAAAAAGTAGATTTTTTCCTGAAAATAGAAAATAGTGAAGAGACTATTGATTTTTCAGAAATTCAACAACAATTAAATACCATCGATAGTATTGCGGCAATTTATGCTGTAGATACCAACAAAATAAAATCAAAAAACAATCTAATTTTTTAAAAAAAATGTTAACAAACAAGAAAACCAAAATTGTTGCTACACTTGGGCCTGCATGTAGTACGAGAGAGATTATCAAGGATATGATCGATGCAGGTGTTAATGTGTTTAGAATCAATTTTTCGCATGCAGATTACGAAGGTGTAAAGGATAAAATTAATATTATTAGAGGTCTAAACGAAGAGTTTGGTTATACAACTGCAATCCTTGGAGATTTGCAAGGACCAAAACTTAGAGTTGGTGTGATGGAAGAAGGAACTGTTGTTCATGATGGAGATTTAATCACATTTACAACTGCAGAAGATATTTTAGGAACAGCTTCAAAAGTGTTCATGAAATATCAAAATTTTCCAAATGATGTTAACCCTGGAGAGCGTATTTTGCTTGATGACGGTAAATTGATTTTCGAAATTATTTCTACTGATAAAAAGACTGAAGTTGTTGCTAAAGTAATTCAAGGTGGAGAGTTAAAATCTAAAAAAGGAGTTAACTTACCAAATACTAAAATTTCTTTACCAGCTTTAACTGAAAAAGATATTGCTGATGCAATTTTTGCAATTGAGCAAAAAGTAGACTGGATCGCACTTTCGTTTGTAAAAACACCTCGCGATTTACAAGATCTACAAGAATTGATCGCTAAGCATTCAGAATATAAAATTCCAATTGTTGCTAAAATTGAAATGCCGGAAGCTCTTGAGAACATGGATAAAATTGTAGCATATTGTGACGCTTTAATGGTAGCTCGTGGAGATTTAGGAGTTGAACTTCCTGCACATGAAGTACCATTGGTTCAAAAAGATTTGATCCGTAGAGCAAAAACAGCTAGAATTCCTGTTATCGTTGCAACGCAAATGATGGAAACAATGATTACTAGTTTAACTCCAACAAGAGCAGAAGTAAATGACGTTGCAAACTCTGTAATGGATGGAGCTGATGCTGTAATGTTATCTGGAGAAACTGCTACAGGAAATTATCCGGTACAGGTTATTCAAAAAATGACTCAAATTTGTGAGGCTGTTGAGGATTCAGAATTAATTCATGTTCCACAAAATACTCCACAAATCAAAACTAAACGTTTTATTACTAAAACAGTTTGTCATCAGGCAGCTTTATTAGCAAATGAAATCAAAGCTAAAGCAATTTGTACTTTAACAAATAGTGGTTATACAGCTTTCCAAATTTCAGCTTGGAGACCATCAGCGCATATTTTAGTATTTACTTCAAACAGAAGAATCTTAACACAATTGAATTTATTATGGGGAGTAAAATCATACTTCTATGATAAAGACGAAAGTACAGACGATACTGTAACTGATGTTAACGAAATTGCAAGAGAAAAAGGATATGTTGTAAAAGGAGATTATTTGATTAACCTTGCTGCAATGCCAATTAAAGATAAAGGAATGGTTAATACCATGAGAGTTTCTGAAATAGAATAATTTTTCTTTTTAAAATTATACAAAAGCCATTCGATATCGAATGGCTTTTTTTTTGCTCAAAATTATTTCATTATAAAATTTTATAACTCATTATAATAAGATTTGTTTCTTATTCATTTCTATTTTTAGATAATACTCCTTTCTATTTAATATTTCTGTTTTTTGATTTTTCGATGTTTCATTTTATAAAATGAAACGTAATCAAATGAAAAAATGCAGTTATCATGTTTCATTTTATAAAATGAAACAATGTCAAGCCTTATAAATGCTATTGTTAGGTTTTTTATTAGCTATTTTTGAGATAGTTAACTAAAAGTTAAGAAAATTCCTGTTTCAAATTCCCCCCTCAATTAGTGATGTTTTTAAATTGAAACATTCCATTAAAAGTGAAATAAATTTTCTTTTCTAAGACTTAAGAAAGCCATTTTTGGTTCTCGTACTATAGATGTTAAAAAAAGAATTATTAACAAATTTTATTACCATGAAACAAAGTAAATTTAAAATTGGGATTCGGAATTTGATGATGCTATCTGCATTGGCTTGTTTTTCAATAACGCAAGCACAGAACACTAAAAAGCCAAATGTTTTGATACTTTGGGGAGATGACATTGGTACTACCAATATAAGTGCTTATAGCGATGGCTTGATGGGATATACAACTCCTAATATTGATCGTTTAGCAAATGAAGGATTACGTTTTTTACAGTATTATGGAGAACAAAGCTGTACAGCAGGTCGTGCTGCTTTAGTTACTGGGCAACATGGTATTCGTACCGGATTGACTAAAGTAGGATATCCTGGAGCACCAATGGGTATGAGTCAGTTAGATCCTTCTATTGGTGGTATCATGAAAAATCTGGGTTACGCTACAGGTCAATTTGGTAAAAATCACTTGGGAGATCGTAATGAAAATTTACCTACTGTAAATGGATTTGATGAGTTTTTTGGAAACTTATATCATTTAAATGCTGAAGAAGAGCCAGAATTGCCTGATTACCCTAAAGATCCGGCATATTTAGCAAAATTTGGACCTAGAGGAGTCTTAAAATGTACAGCAACAAGTACAGATGATGGAACTGTTGATCCTCGCTTTGGAAAAATTGGTAAACAAAAAATTGAAGATACCGGGGCTCTTACTAAAAAAAGAATGGAGACTGTAGATGACGAAACATCTGCTGCTGCAATCGATTTTATTAAAAGACAAAATTCAGCTGGAAAACCTTTCTTCGTTTGGTTTAATGCAACCCGTATGCACCTTCGTACGCACGTAAGAGCAGAACATAGAGGAAGATATACTCATGGAGATAGTGAGTATATAGATGGTATGATTGAACATGACGAAACTATAGGAAGTATTTTAAAAGCACTAGATGAATTAGGAATTGCTGACAATACAATTGTAGTGTATTCTACAGATAATGGACCTCACATGAATACATGGCCTGACGGTGCGATGACTCCTTTCCGTTCTGAGAAAAATACCAACTGGGAAGGTGCTTTCCGTGTACCTTGTATTGTACGTTGGCCAGGACATATTAAACCAGGACAAGTTACAAATGAAATAATGTCTCACAATGACTGGATGCCAACCTTGGCTTCTATTGCAGGAGAACCAGATTTGACAAAAAAACTATTAACAGGTTATGCTGCTAATGGAAAAAACTATAAAGTTCATCTTGATGGTTTTGATCAATCAGCGTTTTTAGAAGGGAAAACCCCAAAAAGTGCAAGAGATAAATTCTTTTACTCTGATGATGACGGATTGCTTGTAGGGATGCGTCAAGGGGATTATAAATATGTTTATGCAGAACAACGAAGAGAAGGAACTTTAGGAGTTTGGGCAGAACCGTTTACTAAATTGAGATTGCAAAAAATATTTAATATAATGCAAGATCCATTTGAGAGAGCAGATATTACCTCAAATACTTTTTATGATTGGCAGCTAAATCATATCCCATTAGTTTACGGAAATACTGATGAAGTAGTAAAGTTTGCTATGACTTTTGAGGAGTTTCCACCTCGTTCTATTCCACCAAGTTTCTCTGCATACACTATTATGGATGAGGTATTGGCAGATATCAAATTGAAAAAAGCATTAAAAGCGGATACTAAACCTGCAAAGAAAAAATAAAAATAGTATAGAGAATAATAAAGCTTGAGTTACCCCATAACTCAAGCTTTATAATAACTTAAAAAATCAATATCATGTATAAGAAAATATATATATTACCCCTGTTTTTATTATTATTGGGGTCGTGCAAAAAATCAGATACCCTTACTACAACAACAGACCCAAAAGACAGTACTACTGCAGTTGCAACAAGCGGAGAACCGTTGCCAAGCTGGAATGATGGAGCTTTAAAGAAAGAGATCATTGCTTATGTTACAAAAGTCACTAAAGAAGGAACTCCTGATTTTATTCCGGTTGAAGACAGAATTGCGACTTTTGATAATGACGGAACACTCTGGGCAGAAAAACCATATGTTCAGGAATTATTTGCTTTTTACAGAGTTAAAAAACTAGTTACAGCAAATCCGGCTTTAGCTCAAAAACAACCTTTTAAAGCGGTAGTCGAAAAAGATAAAACCTATTTTGAAAAAGGAGGAGATAAAGCTTTAATCGAATTGGTTGCTGCAACGCATACTGGTTTAACTGAGGATGAGTTCGAAGCTGATGCAAAAGAGTTTTTTGCAGGCGCTCAATATCCGGGCAAAAATGTTCCTTTAAAACAAATTAGATATCAGCCACAATTAGAGTTATTGAATTATTTACGTGCAAACGGTTTCAAAACTTTTATTGTTACTGGCGGAACAGTAGAATTGGTTCGTGCCATTTCGCAGGATTTTTATGGTATTCCAAAAGATCAGGTTGTGGGTACATCTTTCAAATATACATTTGATGATGCAGCTAATAGTATAAAAAGAGAACCAGCTTTGGATCATTTTAATGATAAAGAAGGAAAACCTGTTGGTATACAGTTGCATATAGGTCAAAGACCTGTTTTTGCTTGCGGGAACGAAGGCGGAGCTGGTGATCTTGCCATGCTAAGATATTCTCAGGGAAACAAATATCCTTCGTTTCAAATGATTGTCAATCACAATGACTCTATTAGAGAATATAGCTATCAGGAAAAAGACAATTTATCCTTGAATACCGCTGCTAAATACAAGTATCATATAATCAGTATGAAAGACGACTGGAAAAAGATTTTCCCAGATAAATAATTAGGAACTAATCAGAATTAAAAGGGAACAACTTTTACAAGTTGAAGGTTGTTTCGTTTTAATTTTAAAACTGGTTAAAAAAGAATTCAAATGAGAAGAGCACCAATTCTGAGAATTTCAGTACCTCTTTAAAAGAAAGAAAATATTTACTTTTTGTTTTTCGCAGTCATTAAAGTAGTATTTTTATCGTTAAAATAATTTTATCTTTTTTGGAGATAAAATTTTAAAATAAAATATTATGAAAAATACAAGATTTTATGTTGTTCCAAGGTTGTTGTTTAGTACAGCTTTTTTTCTTTTAAATTTTGCAGTTTTTGCTCAGGAAGCAGCTCCAAAACCAGGATCAAGCGCTCAGGAATTAGCAGATAAACTAGCAAATCCGGTAGCAAGTTTGATAAGTGTACCCTTGCAAAATAATCTTACTTATGGTATTGGGCCTTATAATGGATCGAAATACACTATAAACATACAACCCGTAATTCCGTTTAAATTAACCGATAATCTAAATCTAATTACGCGTTATATTCTACCAGTTGTTGATCAACGAGATATTACAGGCGAAAACACCAATCAGTTTGGGTTAAGTGATGCAACCGTAACAGCTTTTTTTGCACCTAAAACTAAA
This genomic window from Flavobacterium sp. 9 contains:
- the rnc gene encoding ribonuclease III; the protein is MNFIKKIFSKSRSLEDGIFFDTIQKILGFEPGTIDFYKKAFTHRSSNKLDESGHPINYERLEFLGDAMLSAVIAAHLFNKAPNGDEGYLTKMRSKIVSREHLNELGKDLNLVRFVESKVPIQHFGENIHGNIFESLIGAIYLDKGYSFCERFIQKRVVTPYVDIARLEGKVISYKSLVIEWCQKEKRVFHYDIFEDNGIDGQRLFGVKLSIDDKVIARARATSKKKAEEKASQRAYFAFQEKIDKK
- a CDS encoding IPExxxVDY family protein, translated to MAIHRLDLDEFDEIDYYLMAIHTSLEDYRLAYFINKNLPINLSKSKNEIHAQTKEGEANFSRFYYYDSEKAISWNLIQNKNEIISVSKNDLQDLFSNETSEVSTTIHLLPEFKKVDFFLKIENSEETIDFSEIQQQLNTIDSIAAIYAVDTNKIKSKNNLIF
- the pyk gene encoding pyruvate kinase, whose product is MLTNKKTKIVATLGPACSTREIIKDMIDAGVNVFRINFSHADYEGVKDKINIIRGLNEEFGYTTAILGDLQGPKLRVGVMEEGTVVHDGDLITFTTAEDILGTASKVFMKYQNFPNDVNPGERILLDDGKLIFEIISTDKKTEVVAKVIQGGELKSKKGVNLPNTKISLPALTEKDIADAIFAIEQKVDWIALSFVKTPRDLQDLQELIAKHSEYKIPIVAKIEMPEALENMDKIVAYCDALMVARGDLGVELPAHEVPLVQKDLIRRAKTARIPVIVATQMMETMITSLTPTRAEVNDVANSVMDGADAVMLSGETATGNYPVQVIQKMTQICEAVEDSELIHVPQNTPQIKTKRFITKTVCHQAALLANEIKAKAICTLTNSGYTAFQISAWRPSAHILVFTSNRRILTQLNLLWGVKSYFYDKDESTDDTVTDVNEIAREKGYVVKGDYLINLAAMPIKDKGMVNTMRVSEIE
- a CDS encoding arylsulfatase, yielding MKQSKFKIGIRNLMMLSALACFSITQAQNTKKPNVLILWGDDIGTTNISAYSDGLMGYTTPNIDRLANEGLRFLQYYGEQSCTAGRAALVTGQHGIRTGLTKVGYPGAPMGMSQLDPSIGGIMKNLGYATGQFGKNHLGDRNENLPTVNGFDEFFGNLYHLNAEEEPELPDYPKDPAYLAKFGPRGVLKCTATSTDDGTVDPRFGKIGKQKIEDTGALTKKRMETVDDETSAAAIDFIKRQNSAGKPFFVWFNATRMHLRTHVRAEHRGRYTHGDSEYIDGMIEHDETIGSILKALDELGIADNTIVVYSTDNGPHMNTWPDGAMTPFRSEKNTNWEGAFRVPCIVRWPGHIKPGQVTNEIMSHNDWMPTLASIAGEPDLTKKLLTGYAANGKNYKVHLDGFDQSAFLEGKTPKSARDKFFYSDDDGLLVGMRQGDYKYVYAEQRREGTLGVWAEPFTKLRLQKIFNIMQDPFERADITSNTFYDWQLNHIPLVYGNTDEVVKFAMTFEEFPPRSIPPSFSAYTIMDEVLADIKLKKALKADTKPAKKK
- a CDS encoding HAD family phosphatase; this encodes MYKKIYILPLFLLLLGSCKKSDTLTTTTDPKDSTTAVATSGEPLPSWNDGALKKEIIAYVTKVTKEGTPDFIPVEDRIATFDNDGTLWAEKPYVQELFAFYRVKKLVTANPALAQKQPFKAVVEKDKTYFEKGGDKALIELVAATHTGLTEDEFEADAKEFFAGAQYPGKNVPLKQIRYQPQLELLNYLRANGFKTFIVTGGTVELVRAISQDFYGIPKDQVVGTSFKYTFDDAANSIKREPALDHFNDKEGKPVGIQLHIGQRPVFACGNEGGAGDLAMLRYSQGNKYPSFQMIVNHNDSIREYSYQEKDNLSLNTAAKYKYHIISMKDDWKKIFPDK